The nucleotide window tgctccggtgttatccctggatcagtaatgctgacaccacacagtacttgaaggatttatagcagagtagcaatcacacactattacatcgagtgtctcaaaagagaacttattacaataaatatggcttgaGCCTAtttaataacgataacagcggaaggcttggaagataagtgagtccatcaactccaacggcatcactgagtatagaaccacgacctaaaaactccttaatcgttgtctgaaaagtctgcaacattaacgttgcagcccgaaacgggtcagcacatggaatatgctggcaatgtaacacatagagagtaatggaaagaaacaactattctatatgcatatttggctggtggaaagctctatgattacagttttgcgtaaagccaattttccctactgcaaaggaataaatttatttaactatcatgatggttgttaaacattgagaatggttgacagcattctcaatcccaattaagcatcatcattaaacaaaacccaacaaaattaaaattttagagtaacatgttgagattcacatgataatccaggtactagatactcaagatgttcataaccggggacacggctaatcatgattaatttatacactctgcagaggtttgcgcacttttccccacaagactcgatcgcatTCGtatggtttctcgcactacatggtgtttgagaagacggatgaccgagacatagtctttcagaagcgctagcaccttacgatcggttagaccgttacacctactttcccctacatctgctagtctaccactgtaagagttcgcacaacttaatcaactatgctaaaGCCCATAATAgtttgtggctgcacacgaaagtttctagcatgaataatctcatgattcctttgagcctgggtggcggtccaaaaaaacaggcaatcctggaatacccaggtacctcaatccacccagatgtgtgtttaagttgccaccttagataagtcattaattaacaatctcacatctgtcatgaatacactcacccaatccacgtctactagcatagcatggcgtGATAAACAAACGTAGAAGTagctcccaaaggtttgataataaacaggtaataggtactacctcaactactttccaaacccacaatttaattagatcctaatcatgcaatgtgtgaggattgatctaatgcaataaaactggatagtaggaggtatgatcaaagtgttacttgtcttgctgatgatccgggaaacctagcgattcgaagtaacaagcggcgcattccgggtactctatcgcaaacaaacaaacatacaataagtactcaactaatgcacatgtaaaactcaaataagagatctaaccagaaggttcaacttaagaactccggttggcaaaaagaatcaaaccgaacgaagcaacgaaagacaaaggGCAAAAGAAACAgacttcatttactattctggatctagggcaatttttccAGTGGCAAACACTTTTTTGAGTTGGTTaatcggaaagagggtttcgagacgaaactccaggcgtttgaatcgcctgattccaataaacgagcgaaaagttagagtAAAACAAAAACGGATTAGAAATCCCGATCAGAAAAATTACGGATTTAATccgaaaaaaagaaaaacgatgaacgttcgttaaaacgaacgaacggacgaacgctcgctatttaaataaaccggaaaaaccgatctaacgAAAAAAAACAGATCTAAGTTTTCTTCGCGATCTAACGAAAAAAAACAGATCTAAGTTTTCTTCGCAATCTAACGAAAAAACAGAACTAACGAAAAAAACAGATCTAagtttttttttttaaaaaaccgatcggttttctttGCGAAAACCGAGGCAACGACGTCTACCTCGGcggctccggcgaacggcggcggcgtggctccggcgatcgtcgtcggcggcggcgggtggcggcgcggggcagtggggcggcggcgcgggtggcggcgcggggcagcggggcggcggcgtgggtggCTGCGCGGGGCAgcgcggcgcggggcggcgggcttggggcggctagggtttggggtggggttccggctgggcctccccggcttataaagccggaCGGGCCTCGTGTCCGGGTcagacacggcccgtaggtcggttgcgttttttttaaatagttacgctcagaaaaaaaacaaaaggaatactaaacggactccgaaaatcctgaaataaattttccccggcttttaaaatcaagccgcacaggatgaacatttatttggggcctaaatgcaattttgaaaaacgtgcattttttctaaattcaaataaaatagcaaataaaccaaataaaatcttatttgatttttttattttgggaaagtcattttattctctctcatatttttgtaataaaaataattgaagataaaataaataaaatcaacagatcctattttcaaaatttgagacaactcaattatgaaaataacgaaatccccaactctctccgagggtccttgagttgcgtgaaatttctaggatcaaccaaaatgcaataaatatgatatgcaatgatgatctagtgtttaacattccaaattgaaaatttgggatgttacattgaTTTACACGTACCTAGTGCCTGTCTTTTCTGGAAGGAGATCACGTGCGTGTGAGGCTGGAGGAACTTGGTGTTCTCTAGCATGTCCTCGTCTCCGGTCTCCTCGCTGGACTCGCAGTCGCTCTCGTCCTCTGGGTACTCTTCCAGCATGGAGTTCTGGTTGGATCCTGGATCAATCTCGTCGTCCGGGACCGGCTCGATGGTGCAGCAGGCGTGCCACTTGGTGGTCTGGCCCGTCAAGGCCTGCGCTTGGTGAGTGATCTTGGCGGCACTGCTCAGGATTATGATGAGCCCGTACATGAGCACAACTGAACATAGCTGCAGAATTCAACATGAAGAAACATTAGGACCAGTGCCTGGAAATGTTGCGAGAGTGTGCACCGACAGAAAGTGAGGACCGGACTGAAATTCTTTGGCCCTTTTTTAGCTCAAAAATTCAAAATGCGGCAAGTTTACCGGATATATTTTGTTCTCAGATAGTGTGATTCTTCTAGATAGCAGCTTCTAATCATTTAGGAGGATATTAGACTAAATACAGGGTGCTGCAAAAATAGCTGAAGTAGCACCAAAACTGTAACTTCTAATCATTTAGTATTAGATTTGGTAAGGCACTGTTGGCCGATCTGTAAAACTACAGGAGCTCTGCAACTTGCATGCACTGTTCCAACCCCCTTCGGTTTGTGATGCCAATAAGGCACTATCACCAATTCGTGATCCTACTTGCACCTTTGTAAGATGGAGCGCCAATTAGCATTCAGAAATGAATGAAGCGCCATTTTCAGGCCCAGCGACAGATCGATGGCCAGCAGAGTGAATCTCGTCCCACCTTTGCTAGCTTTTGCTGTTTCTCACATGATACTACTCGAGATCACTTAATTATAGATGTCAGCCAGCCCAGTTATTGGATTTCTATATAATCTCAGATGAAGTGTGATTCTTCTGGATATCAGCTTATGTTGGCCTAAATACAGTGGTGCTTCCAAAATAGCTGATGTGCCGCTGAAACTGGAACTTCTAACCATATTATATTTGTTAATACAGTATAGAGGTCGCTGTTTGCGATTATGACAAGATCTGGAAACTACAGGAGCTCTACACCTTATATACACTGTTCCAACTCCCTTCACTTTGTGATTTCAATAAGGCACTATCACTGATTCATGGCCCTACTCGCACCTTTACAAAGATGGCGCCCCAATTAGCATTCAGAAAAGAATGAAGTCCCATTTTCAGGCCAGATCGCCAGCAGAGTGACTCACGTCACACCTTGCTAGCTTTGTTGTTCCTCACATGATACTACTACCACTTAATTATAGACGTCAACCAGACTATTGGAGCCTGTCCAGAAACAACCGAGCAAGtgcttttttctttttct belongs to Triticum urartu cultivar G1812 chromosome 7, Tu2.1, whole genome shotgun sequence and includes:
- the LOC125521776 gene encoding uncharacterized protein LOC125521776, with the translated sequence MYGLIIILSSAAKITHQAQALTGQTTKWHACCTIEPVPDDEIDPGSNQNSMLEEYPEDESDCESSEETGDEDMLENTKFLQPHTHVISFQKRQALVTYLENNKAGITVFGFTLDRSYLHTIFMLEWTLFL